In the Leptospiraceae bacterium genome, one interval contains:
- a CDS encoding DUF1564 family protein: MNPEKFERTQSSLLIPEKFMDEFNCRTENISREDYLHDLLERYRNVLLWKTFEKLDCVKTGYQEEGQNLQKKNFRPENADWIELGEFAQWLGISRTALFTLLLLLDIAGWDIIIPAKFYDFGVPPKVSSIAIGVYLSKRKTIRYNRLIRHKPKT; the protein is encoded by the coding sequence ATGAATCCAGAAAAATTTGAGCGAACTCAATCAAGTTTACTCATTCCAGAAAAATTTATGGATGAGTTTAATTGTAGGACAGAAAATATTTCGAGAGAGGATTACTTGCATGATTTGTTAGAGAGGTACAGGAATGTTTTGCTGTGGAAGACTTTTGAGAAGTTGGATTGTGTGAAAACTGGTTACCAAGAAGAAGGGCAGAATCTTCAGAAGAAGAATTTTCGTCCTGAGAACGCAGATTGGATTGAGCTTGGTGAGTTTGCTCAATGGCTTGGTATTTCCCGAACGGCTCTTTTTACTCTTCTTTTGTTGCTTGACATTGCCGGATGGGACATAATCATCCCTGCCAAGTTCTATGACTTTGGAGTTCCACCCAAGGTCAGTTCGATTGCGATAGGAGTCTATCTCTCAAAGAGAAAAACTATCCGATACAATAGGCTGATACGACATAAGCCAAAGACATAA